One genomic region from Pogona vitticeps strain Pit_001003342236 chromosome 12, PviZW2.1, whole genome shotgun sequence encodes:
- the FEM1B gene encoding protein fem-1 homolog B, with amino-acid sequence MESLAGYVYKAASEGRVLTLAALLLNRSESDIRYLLGYVTHQAGQRSTPLIIAARNGHAKVVRLLLEHYRVQTQQTGTVRFDGYVIDGATALWCAAGAGHFEVVKLLVSHGANVNHTTVTNSTPLRAACFDGRLDIVKYLVENNANISIANKYDNTCLMIAAYKGHIDVVRYLLEQHADPNAKAHCGATALHFAAEAGHLEIVRELVKWKSAMMVNGHGMTPLKVAAESCKADVVELLLAHADCDRKSRIEALELLGASFANDRENYDIMKTYHYLYLAMLERYRDGDNIIAKEVLPQIEAYGNRTECRTPQELESIRQDRDALHMEGLIVRERILGSDNIDVSHPIIYRGAVYADNMQFEQCIKLWLHALHLRQKGNRNTHKDLLRFAQVFSQMIHLNEPVRAKDIESVLRCSVLEIEQGMARVKNSQDSELHTAMDNYECNIFTFLYLVCISTKTQCREEEQSRINKQIYNLIHLDPRTRDGSSLLHHAVNSSTPVDDFHTNDVCSFPNALVTKLLLDCGADVNVVDNEGNTPLHIIVQYNRPISDFLTLHSIIISLVEAGAHTDMTNKQKKTPLDKSTTGVSEILLKTQMKLSLKCLAARAVQDYHINYHNQIPKTLEEFVEFH; translated from the exons ATGGAGAGCCTGGCTGGCTATGTGTACAAGGCAGCCAGTGAAGGCCGGGTCCTCACCTTGGCCGCCCTGCTCCTCAACCGCTCCGAGAGCGACATTCGCTACCTCTTGGGCTATGTCACCCATCAGGCTGGGCAGCGGTCGACGCCTCTCATCATTGCTGCCCGCAACGGGCATGCCAAGGTTGTCCGCCTGCTCCTGGAGCATTACCGAGTCCAGACCCAACAGACTGGCACAGTCCGCTTCGATGG ATATGTCATTGATGGTGCCACAGCACTTTGGTGTGCAGCTGGGGCTGGTCATTTTGAAGTTGTCAAGCTCCTGGTCAGTCATGGGGCCAATGTCAACCATACTACTGTGACTAACTCAACACCACTGCGTGCTGCATGTTTTGACGGAAGGCTTGACATTGTGAAGTACCTGGTGGAGAACAATGCCAACATCAGCATCGCCAACAAGTACGACAACACTTGTCTTATGATTGCTGCCTACAAGGGTCATATAGATGTGGTACGCTATCTTCTAGAGCAGCATGCTGATCCAAATGCCAAAGCACACTGTGGCGCTACAGCATTGCACTTTGCAGCTGAGGCTGGCCACTTGGAGATTGTCAGAGAACTGGTGAAGTGGAAGTCTGCCATGATGGTGAATGGCCATGGAATGACCCCTTTAAAAGTTGCTGCAGAGAGCTGTAAAGCGGATGTGGTTGAACTGCTGCTGGCACATGCTGACTGTGACCGTAAAAGCAGGATAGAGGCTCTGGAACTTCTGGgtgcttcatttgcaaatgacCGAGAAAATTATGATATAATGAAGACCTATCATTATTTATATTTAGCCATGCTAGAACGATACAGAGATGGTGACAACATAATAGCGAAGGAAGTCCTGCCTCAGATAGAAGCTTATGGGAACCGAACTGAATGCCGGACTCCTCAGGAACTAGAATCCATTCGACAGGACCGTGATGCCCTACATATGGAAGGCCTCATTGTCCGGGAGCGAATTTTGGGTTCAGACAATATTGATGTTTCACACCCCATTATTTATCGTGGTGCTGTTTATGCAGACAACATGCAGTTTGAACAGTGCATCAAGCTCTGGCTTCATGCCTTGCATTTACGGCAGAAAGGTAATAGGAATACCCACAAAGATCTTCTCCGATTTGCTCAAGTCTTCTCTCAGATGATACACTTGAATGAGCCAGTAAGAGCCAAGGACATAGAGAGTGTCTTGAGGTGTAGTGTTTTGGAGATAGAGCAAGGGATGGCTAGAGTCAAAAACTCTCAGGATTCTGAGCTCCACACAGCCATGGACAATTATGAATGCAATATCTTCACCTTCTTGTACTTAGTGTGCATCTCCACAAAGACACAGTGTAGAGAAGAAGAACAGTCACGAATTAACAAACAAATTTATAACTTGATCCACTTGGATCCCAGGACACGAGATGGATCTAGCTTGTTGCACCATGCTGTCAATTCTAGCACACCGGTGGATGACTTCCATACAAATGATGTCTGCAGCTTCCCCAATGCACTGGTCACCAAACtccttttggattgtggtgcagATGTTAACGTGGTGGACAATGAAGGAAATACCCCGCTACACATCATAGTCCAGTACAACAGGCCCATCAGTGACTTTTTGACCTTGCATTCTATCATCATCAGCTTGGTTGAGGCTGGTGCTCATACAGATATGACTAACAAGCAGAAGAAGACTCCTCTTGATAAAAGTACCACTGGTGTGTCTGAAATACTCCTAAAAACTCAAATGAAACTGAGTCTGAAGTGCCTGGCCGCTCGAGCTGTGCAGGATTATCATATCAATTATCACAACCAGATCCCCAAGACACTGGAAGAGTTTGTTGAATTTCATTAA
- the CLN6 gene encoding ceroid-lipofuscinosis neuronal protein 6 isoform X1, protein MQGSSVRRRAAAAAASFPPSRHGAAQENEACRNSRFHFDLWFYFTLQNWVLDFGRPIAMIVLPLEWFPLNKPSAGDYFHMAYNVITPFILLKLIERSPKTLPRSMVYICIIMFVMGASIHLVGDSVNHRLIFSGYQLHLSVRENPIIQNLKPETLIDSFELLYYYDEYLGHSMWYIPFFLILCIYFSGCFIPCKEEQQRIPMAALLLIGPSSLYYWYLVTEGQIFILFIFTFFALMALVMHQKRKGLLMDSNGRFLFYSFIITLVLIALWVGWLWNDKILRKKYPGIIYIPEPWAFYTLHMSSLHSPKGESI, encoded by the exons ATGCAGGGCTCGTCGGTGcggcggcgggcggcggcggcggcggcctcttTCCCGCCGAGCAG GCATGGAGCAGCCCAAGAGAATGAAGCCTGCAGGAATTCCCGATTTCATTTTGACCTGTGGTTTTATTTCACACTACAGAATTGGGTGCTTGATTTTGGCCGCCCCATTGCTATG ATTGTGCTTCCACTTGAATGGTTTCCACTGAACAAGCCAAGCGCTGGAGATTATTTTCATATGGCATACAATGTTATCAcaccttttattcttttaaag ctcatCGAGCGGTCCCCCAAGACCCTGCCCCGATCCATGGTGTATATCTGCATCATCATGTTCGTCATGGGGGCCAGCATACACTTGGTAGGAGACTCTGTCAATCACAGGCTGATCTTCAGTGGCTATCAGCTCCACCTGTCCGTCCGAGAGAACCCCATCATCCAAAACCTCAAGCCAGAGACGCTG ATTGATTCCTTTGAGCTGCTCTACTATTATGATGAATACCTTGGTCATTCAATGTG GTACATCCCCTTCTTTCTCATCCTGTGTATATACTTTTCTGGTTGCTTCATACCCTGtaaagaagaacagcaaagaataCCCATGGCTGCTTTACTTCTCATTGGTCCTAGCAGTCTATACTACTG GTATCTTGTCACGGAAGGGCAGATCTTCATCCTCTTCATTTTCACTTTCTTTGCCCTAATGGCTTTGGTGATGCACCAGAAGCGGAAAGGACTGCTTATGGACAGCAACGGCCGTTTTCTTTTCTACTCCTTCATTATCACTCTGGTGTTGATTGCTTTGTGGGTTGGCTGGCTCTGGAATGATAAAATCCTCAGGAAGAAATACCCTGGCATCATCTACATTCCAGAACCTTGGGCATTTTATACCTTGCACATGAGTAGTTTGCACTCACCAAAAGGGGAAAGCATTTAA
- the CLN6 gene encoding ceroid-lipofuscinosis neuronal protein 6 isoform X2 translates to MKESAFVQPRHGAAQENEACRNSRFHFDLWFYFTLQNWVLDFGRPIAMIVLPLEWFPLNKPSAGDYFHMAYNVITPFILLKLIERSPKTLPRSMVYICIIMFVMGASIHLVGDSVNHRLIFSGYQLHLSVRENPIIQNLKPETLIDSFELLYYYDEYLGHSMWYIPFFLILCIYFSGCFIPCKEEQQRIPMAALLLIGPSSLYYWYLVTEGQIFILFIFTFFALMALVMHQKRKGLLMDSNGRFLFYSFIITLVLIALWVGWLWNDKILRKKYPGIIYIPEPWAFYTLHMSSLHSPKGESI, encoded by the exons ATGAAAGAATCTGCATTTGTGCAGCCCAG GCATGGAGCAGCCCAAGAGAATGAAGCCTGCAGGAATTCCCGATTTCATTTTGACCTGTGGTTTTATTTCACACTACAGAATTGGGTGCTTGATTTTGGCCGCCCCATTGCTATG ATTGTGCTTCCACTTGAATGGTTTCCACTGAACAAGCCAAGCGCTGGAGATTATTTTCATATGGCATACAATGTTATCAcaccttttattcttttaaag ctcatCGAGCGGTCCCCCAAGACCCTGCCCCGATCCATGGTGTATATCTGCATCATCATGTTCGTCATGGGGGCCAGCATACACTTGGTAGGAGACTCTGTCAATCACAGGCTGATCTTCAGTGGCTATCAGCTCCACCTGTCCGTCCGAGAGAACCCCATCATCCAAAACCTCAAGCCAGAGACGCTG ATTGATTCCTTTGAGCTGCTCTACTATTATGATGAATACCTTGGTCATTCAATGTG GTACATCCCCTTCTTTCTCATCCTGTGTATATACTTTTCTGGTTGCTTCATACCCTGtaaagaagaacagcaaagaataCCCATGGCTGCTTTACTTCTCATTGGTCCTAGCAGTCTATACTACTG GTATCTTGTCACGGAAGGGCAGATCTTCATCCTCTTCATTTTCACTTTCTTTGCCCTAATGGCTTTGGTGATGCACCAGAAGCGGAAAGGACTGCTTATGGACAGCAACGGCCGTTTTCTTTTCTACTCCTTCATTATCACTCTGGTGTTGATTGCTTTGTGGGTTGGCTGGCTCTGGAATGATAAAATCCTCAGGAAGAAATACCCTGGCATCATCTACATTCCAGAACCTTGGGCATTTTATACCTTGCACATGAGTAGTTTGCACTCACCAAAAGGGGAAAGCATTTAA